From a region of the Primulina eburnea isolate SZY01 chromosome 7, ASM2296580v1, whole genome shotgun sequence genome:
- the LOC140836512 gene encoding protein FAR-RED ELONGATED HYPOCOTYL 3-like isoform X3 has translation MDIDLRLPSGETDREEHSGIVNMLDGDEKPLNLDGVGGSMVDVEEKLHIKDGEIEIDFKDLTILEPLPGMEFGSHGDAYAFYQEYSRSVGFNTAIQNSRRSKTSREFIDAKFACSRYGTKREYEKSLNRPRSRQGSKQDPEIATGRRACAKTDCKASMHVKRRQDGKWIIHRFEKEHNHELLPAQAVSEQTRRMYAAMARQFAEYKSAVGLKHDSRSSFEKNRNMTMDAEEVNIMLEFFIQMQCQNSNFFYAVEVGEDQRLKSMLWVDAKSRHDYVYFSDVVSFDTSYVRSKYKMPLILFVGVNQYYQFMLLGCALISDETAATFTWVMQTWLKAMGGQVPKIVITDQDKVLKSVVSEIFTSTLHVFCLWNIMGKVSEILNHVLKQNENFTSKFEKCIYRSVTDEEFEKRWYKLVDRFGLKENELFQSLFEDRKKWVTSLLKDGILAGMSAVQRSESVNSFFDKYVHKKTTVLEFVKQYESILQDRYEEEAKAYSDTWNKQPALKSPSPFEKQMAGVYTHAVFKKFQVEVLGAVACAPKKEEKVDATIKFKVQDFERNQEFAVTLNEMRSEISCICHLFEFKGFLCRHAMIVLQICGISAIPSQYILKRWTKDARSGYLTGDSSEQIQSRVQRYNELYERAVKLGEEASLSQESYNMTVRALDGVFENCLNVNNSDKNLVETGASASPGLLCIEEDFKGSKTNKRKNATKKRKLHVEPDITTVGTPESLQQMEKLSSRPVNLDGFFGHQPGVQGMVQLNLMAPSRDNYYGNQQTIQGLGQLNSIAPAHDGYYGTHPTMHGLGQMDFFRTPNFNYGLREEPNVRSAQLHDDAQRHA, from the exons ATGGATATAGATCTTAGGTTACCTTCTGGAGAAACTGATAGAGAAGAGCACAGTGGAATTGTTAATATGCTAGATGGAGATGAGAAACCCCTCAATTTAGATGGTGTTGGTGGAAGTATGGTGGATGTTGAGGAAAAGTTGCATATTAAAGATGGGGAGATTGAAATAGATTTTAAAGATTTGACAATTCTTGAGCCTCTACCTGGTATGGAATTTGGTTCACATGGAGATGCGTATGCTTTCTATCAGGAATATTCTAGGTCTGTGGGATTCAATACCGCAATTCAGAATAGTCGCCGTTCAAAGACATCAAGGGAATTCATTGATGCAAAATTTGCATGCTCTAGATATGGAACTAAGCGTGAATATGAGAAATCTTTAAACCGACCACGCAGTAGACAAGGAAGCAAGCAGGACCCAGAGATTGCCACAGGTAGGCGAGCATGTGCAAAGACAGATTGCAAGGCAAGCATGCATGTTAAGAGAAGGCAAGATGGAAAATGGATAATACATAGATTCGAGAAAGAGCACAACCACGAATTATTACCGGCCCAAGCTGTAAGCGAACAAACTAGAAGGATGTATGCTGCAATGGCTAGGCAGTTTGCTGAATATAAAAGTGCAGTTGGCCTCAAACATGACTCCAGAAGCTCATTTGAGAAGAATAGGAACATGACAATGGATGCAGAAGAGGTGAACATTATGCTTGAGTTTTTTATCCAGATGCAGTGTCAGAATTCCAACTTCTTTTATGCAGTAGAAGTTGGTGAAGACCAACGCCTGAAGAGTATGTTGTGGGTTGATGCTAAAAGCAGGCATGATTACGTCTATTTTAGTGACGTTGTGTCTTTTGATACAAGCTACGTCAGAAGCAAGTATAAAATGCCTCTGATTCTGTTTGTTGGGGTCAATCAGTACTATCAGTTCATGCTTCTTGGATGTGCTTTGATATCAGATGAAACCGCAGCCACATTTACATGGGTCATGCAAACATGGTTGAAAGCAATGGGTGGTCAAGTTCCAAAAATAGTTATTACAGATCAAGATAAGGTTTTGAAGTCGGTAGTTTCCGAGATATTCACTTCGACTCTCCATGTTTTTTGTTTGTGGAACATAATGGGAAAGGTTTCCGAGATCCTGAATCATGTACTTAAACAGAATGAAAATTTTACATCTAAATTTGAAAAGTGCATTTATAGATCAGTGACAGATGAGGAGTTTGAGAAGAGGTGGTATAAATTGGTGGACAGGTTTGGGCTAAAAGAAAATGAACTGTTCCAGTCATTATTTGAAGACCGTAAAAAATGGGTGACAAGCCTTTTGAAAGATGGAATATTAGCTGGTATGTCCGCTGTTCAACGATCAGAGAGCGTGAACTCTTTCTTTGACAAGTATGTGCATAAGAAGACGACTGTGCTAGAGTTTGTGAAACAATATGAATCAATTCTACAAGATAGATATGAAGAGGAAGCAAAGGCATATTCGGATACGTGGAACAAACAACCAGCTTTGAAGTCTCCGTCACCATTTGAGAAGCAGATGGCTGGGGTGTATACCCATGCAGTGTTTAAAAAGTTTCAAGTTGAGGTATTGGGTGCTGTAGCATGTGCCCCCAAGAAAGAGGAAAAGGTTGATGCCACCATTAAATTTAAAGTTCAAGATTTTGAAAGGAATCAAGAATTTGCCGTCACTTTGAATGAAATGAGATCAGAAATATCGTGCATATGCCACTTGTTTGAATTCAAAGGTTTTCTTTGTAGACATGCAATGATTGTCCTTCAAATTTGTGGAATTTCTGCTATTCCTTCCCAATATATTTTGAAACGGTGGACTAAGGATGCCAGGAGTGGATATTTAACTGGAGATTCATCTGAACAGATTCAGTCAAGGGTGCAGCGGTATAATGAACTTTATGAGCGAGCTGTAAAATTAGGTGAAGAAGCATCATTATCACAAGAGAGTTATAATATGACTGTACGTGCACTTGATGGTGTTTTTGAGAATTGTTTGAATGTTAACAACTCAGATAAGAATTTAGTAGAAACTGGAGCATCCGCCTCACCAGGTCTTCTCTGCATTGAAGAAGACTTTAAAGGGAGCAAGACAAATAAGAGGAAAAATGCTACCAAGAAAAGGAAG TTACATGTGGAGCCAGATATTACGACAGTTGGGACGCCGGAAAGCTTACAACAAATG GAGAAATTGAGTTCTCGACCAGTCAATCTTGATGGATTTTTTGGACACCAACCAGGGGTGCAAGGAATG GTACAGTTGAACCTAATGGCTCCTTCACGTGATAATTACTATGGGAACCAACAGACCATTCAGGGACTG GGCCAGTTGAATTCTATAGCACCTGCCCATGATGGTTATTATGGAACTCATCCTACCATGCATGGATTG GGACAAATGGATTTTTTCCGCACTCCAAATTTCAACTATGGTCTTCGG GAGGAACCCAACGTAAGATCTGCCCAGTTGCATGATGACGCCCAAAGACATGCTTAG
- the LOC140836512 gene encoding protein FAR-RED ELONGATED HYPOCOTYL 3-like isoform X2, with translation MDIDLRLPSGETDREEHSGIVNMLDGDEKPLNLDGVGGSMVDVEEKLHIKDGEIEIDFKDLTILEPLPGMEFGSHGDAYAFYQEYSRSVGFNTAIQNSRRSKTSREFIDAKFACSRYGTKREYEKSLNRPRSRQGSKQDPEIATGRRACAKTDCKASMHVKRRQDGKWIIHRFEKEHNHELLPAQAVSEQTRRMYAAMARQFAEYKSAVGLKHDSRSSFEKNRNMTMDAEEVNIMLEFFIQMQCQNSNFFYAVEVGEDQRLKSMLWVDAKSRHDYVYFSDVVSFDTSYVRSKYKMPLILFVGVNQYYQFMLLGCALISDETAATFTWVMQTWLKAMGGQVPKIVITDQDKVLKSVVSEIFTSTLHVFCLWNIMGKVSEILNHVLKQNENFTSKFEKCIYRSVTDEEFEKRWYKLVDRFGLKENELFQSLFEDRKKWVTSLLKDGILAGMSAVQRSESVNSFFDKYVHKKTTVLEFVKQYESILQDRYEEEAKAYSDTWNKQPALKSPSPFEKQMAGVYTHAVFKKFQVEVLGAVACAPKKEEKVDATIKFKVQDFERNQEFAVTLNEMRSEISCICHLFEFKGFLCRHAMIVLQICGISAIPSQYILKRWTKDARSGYLTGDSSEQIQSRVQRYNELYERAVKLGEEASLSQESYNMTVRALDGVFENCLNVNNSDKNLVETGASASPGLLCIEEDFKGSKTNKRKNATKKRKLHVEPDITTVGTPESLQQMEKLSSRPVNLDGFFGHQPGVQGMLNLMAPSRDNYYGNQQTIQGLGQLNSIAPAHDGYYGTHPTMHGLGQMDFFRTPNFNYGLRPLQEEPNVRSAQLHDDAQRHA, from the exons ATGGATATAGATCTTAGGTTACCTTCTGGAGAAACTGATAGAGAAGAGCACAGTGGAATTGTTAATATGCTAGATGGAGATGAGAAACCCCTCAATTTAGATGGTGTTGGTGGAAGTATGGTGGATGTTGAGGAAAAGTTGCATATTAAAGATGGGGAGATTGAAATAGATTTTAAAGATTTGACAATTCTTGAGCCTCTACCTGGTATGGAATTTGGTTCACATGGAGATGCGTATGCTTTCTATCAGGAATATTCTAGGTCTGTGGGATTCAATACCGCAATTCAGAATAGTCGCCGTTCAAAGACATCAAGGGAATTCATTGATGCAAAATTTGCATGCTCTAGATATGGAACTAAGCGTGAATATGAGAAATCTTTAAACCGACCACGCAGTAGACAAGGAAGCAAGCAGGACCCAGAGATTGCCACAGGTAGGCGAGCATGTGCAAAGACAGATTGCAAGGCAAGCATGCATGTTAAGAGAAGGCAAGATGGAAAATGGATAATACATAGATTCGAGAAAGAGCACAACCACGAATTATTACCGGCCCAAGCTGTAAGCGAACAAACTAGAAGGATGTATGCTGCAATGGCTAGGCAGTTTGCTGAATATAAAAGTGCAGTTGGCCTCAAACATGACTCCAGAAGCTCATTTGAGAAGAATAGGAACATGACAATGGATGCAGAAGAGGTGAACATTATGCTTGAGTTTTTTATCCAGATGCAGTGTCAGAATTCCAACTTCTTTTATGCAGTAGAAGTTGGTGAAGACCAACGCCTGAAGAGTATGTTGTGGGTTGATGCTAAAAGCAGGCATGATTACGTCTATTTTAGTGACGTTGTGTCTTTTGATACAAGCTACGTCAGAAGCAAGTATAAAATGCCTCTGATTCTGTTTGTTGGGGTCAATCAGTACTATCAGTTCATGCTTCTTGGATGTGCTTTGATATCAGATGAAACCGCAGCCACATTTACATGGGTCATGCAAACATGGTTGAAAGCAATGGGTGGTCAAGTTCCAAAAATAGTTATTACAGATCAAGATAAGGTTTTGAAGTCGGTAGTTTCCGAGATATTCACTTCGACTCTCCATGTTTTTTGTTTGTGGAACATAATGGGAAAGGTTTCCGAGATCCTGAATCATGTACTTAAACAGAATGAAAATTTTACATCTAAATTTGAAAAGTGCATTTATAGATCAGTGACAGATGAGGAGTTTGAGAAGAGGTGGTATAAATTGGTGGACAGGTTTGGGCTAAAAGAAAATGAACTGTTCCAGTCATTATTTGAAGACCGTAAAAAATGGGTGACAAGCCTTTTGAAAGATGGAATATTAGCTGGTATGTCCGCTGTTCAACGATCAGAGAGCGTGAACTCTTTCTTTGACAAGTATGTGCATAAGAAGACGACTGTGCTAGAGTTTGTGAAACAATATGAATCAATTCTACAAGATAGATATGAAGAGGAAGCAAAGGCATATTCGGATACGTGGAACAAACAACCAGCTTTGAAGTCTCCGTCACCATTTGAGAAGCAGATGGCTGGGGTGTATACCCATGCAGTGTTTAAAAAGTTTCAAGTTGAGGTATTGGGTGCTGTAGCATGTGCCCCCAAGAAAGAGGAAAAGGTTGATGCCACCATTAAATTTAAAGTTCAAGATTTTGAAAGGAATCAAGAATTTGCCGTCACTTTGAATGAAATGAGATCAGAAATATCGTGCATATGCCACTTGTTTGAATTCAAAGGTTTTCTTTGTAGACATGCAATGATTGTCCTTCAAATTTGTGGAATTTCTGCTATTCCTTCCCAATATATTTTGAAACGGTGGACTAAGGATGCCAGGAGTGGATATTTAACTGGAGATTCATCTGAACAGATTCAGTCAAGGGTGCAGCGGTATAATGAACTTTATGAGCGAGCTGTAAAATTAGGTGAAGAAGCATCATTATCACAAGAGAGTTATAATATGACTGTACGTGCACTTGATGGTGTTTTTGAGAATTGTTTGAATGTTAACAACTCAGATAAGAATTTAGTAGAAACTGGAGCATCCGCCTCACCAGGTCTTCTCTGCATTGAAGAAGACTTTAAAGGGAGCAAGACAAATAAGAGGAAAAATGCTACCAAGAAAAGGAAG TTACATGTGGAGCCAGATATTACGACAGTTGGGACGCCGGAAAGCTTACAACAAATG GAGAAATTGAGTTCTCGACCAGTCAATCTTGATGGATTTTTTGGACACCAACCAGGGGTGCAAGGAATG TTGAACCTAATGGCTCCTTCACGTGATAATTACTATGGGAACCAACAGACCATTCAGGGACTG GGCCAGTTGAATTCTATAGCACCTGCCCATGATGGTTATTATGGAACTCATCCTACCATGCATGGATTG GGACAAATGGATTTTTTCCGCACTCCAAATTTCAACTATGGTCTTCGG CCTTTGCAGGAGGAACCCAACGTAAGATCTGCCCAGTTGCATGATGACGCCCAAAGACATGCTTAG
- the LOC140836512 gene encoding protein FAR-RED ELONGATED HYPOCOTYL 3-like isoform X1, with product MDIDLRLPSGETDREEHSGIVNMLDGDEKPLNLDGVGGSMVDVEEKLHIKDGEIEIDFKDLTILEPLPGMEFGSHGDAYAFYQEYSRSVGFNTAIQNSRRSKTSREFIDAKFACSRYGTKREYEKSLNRPRSRQGSKQDPEIATGRRACAKTDCKASMHVKRRQDGKWIIHRFEKEHNHELLPAQAVSEQTRRMYAAMARQFAEYKSAVGLKHDSRSSFEKNRNMTMDAEEVNIMLEFFIQMQCQNSNFFYAVEVGEDQRLKSMLWVDAKSRHDYVYFSDVVSFDTSYVRSKYKMPLILFVGVNQYYQFMLLGCALISDETAATFTWVMQTWLKAMGGQVPKIVITDQDKVLKSVVSEIFTSTLHVFCLWNIMGKVSEILNHVLKQNENFTSKFEKCIYRSVTDEEFEKRWYKLVDRFGLKENELFQSLFEDRKKWVTSLLKDGILAGMSAVQRSESVNSFFDKYVHKKTTVLEFVKQYESILQDRYEEEAKAYSDTWNKQPALKSPSPFEKQMAGVYTHAVFKKFQVEVLGAVACAPKKEEKVDATIKFKVQDFERNQEFAVTLNEMRSEISCICHLFEFKGFLCRHAMIVLQICGISAIPSQYILKRWTKDARSGYLTGDSSEQIQSRVQRYNELYERAVKLGEEASLSQESYNMTVRALDGVFENCLNVNNSDKNLVETGASASPGLLCIEEDFKGSKTNKRKNATKKRKLHVEPDITTVGTPESLQQMEKLSSRPVNLDGFFGHQPGVQGMVQLNLMAPSRDNYYGNQQTIQGLGQLNSIAPAHDGYYGTHPTMHGLGQMDFFRTPNFNYGLRPLQEEPNVRSAQLHDDAQRHA from the exons ATGGATATAGATCTTAGGTTACCTTCTGGAGAAACTGATAGAGAAGAGCACAGTGGAATTGTTAATATGCTAGATGGAGATGAGAAACCCCTCAATTTAGATGGTGTTGGTGGAAGTATGGTGGATGTTGAGGAAAAGTTGCATATTAAAGATGGGGAGATTGAAATAGATTTTAAAGATTTGACAATTCTTGAGCCTCTACCTGGTATGGAATTTGGTTCACATGGAGATGCGTATGCTTTCTATCAGGAATATTCTAGGTCTGTGGGATTCAATACCGCAATTCAGAATAGTCGCCGTTCAAAGACATCAAGGGAATTCATTGATGCAAAATTTGCATGCTCTAGATATGGAACTAAGCGTGAATATGAGAAATCTTTAAACCGACCACGCAGTAGACAAGGAAGCAAGCAGGACCCAGAGATTGCCACAGGTAGGCGAGCATGTGCAAAGACAGATTGCAAGGCAAGCATGCATGTTAAGAGAAGGCAAGATGGAAAATGGATAATACATAGATTCGAGAAAGAGCACAACCACGAATTATTACCGGCCCAAGCTGTAAGCGAACAAACTAGAAGGATGTATGCTGCAATGGCTAGGCAGTTTGCTGAATATAAAAGTGCAGTTGGCCTCAAACATGACTCCAGAAGCTCATTTGAGAAGAATAGGAACATGACAATGGATGCAGAAGAGGTGAACATTATGCTTGAGTTTTTTATCCAGATGCAGTGTCAGAATTCCAACTTCTTTTATGCAGTAGAAGTTGGTGAAGACCAACGCCTGAAGAGTATGTTGTGGGTTGATGCTAAAAGCAGGCATGATTACGTCTATTTTAGTGACGTTGTGTCTTTTGATACAAGCTACGTCAGAAGCAAGTATAAAATGCCTCTGATTCTGTTTGTTGGGGTCAATCAGTACTATCAGTTCATGCTTCTTGGATGTGCTTTGATATCAGATGAAACCGCAGCCACATTTACATGGGTCATGCAAACATGGTTGAAAGCAATGGGTGGTCAAGTTCCAAAAATAGTTATTACAGATCAAGATAAGGTTTTGAAGTCGGTAGTTTCCGAGATATTCACTTCGACTCTCCATGTTTTTTGTTTGTGGAACATAATGGGAAAGGTTTCCGAGATCCTGAATCATGTACTTAAACAGAATGAAAATTTTACATCTAAATTTGAAAAGTGCATTTATAGATCAGTGACAGATGAGGAGTTTGAGAAGAGGTGGTATAAATTGGTGGACAGGTTTGGGCTAAAAGAAAATGAACTGTTCCAGTCATTATTTGAAGACCGTAAAAAATGGGTGACAAGCCTTTTGAAAGATGGAATATTAGCTGGTATGTCCGCTGTTCAACGATCAGAGAGCGTGAACTCTTTCTTTGACAAGTATGTGCATAAGAAGACGACTGTGCTAGAGTTTGTGAAACAATATGAATCAATTCTACAAGATAGATATGAAGAGGAAGCAAAGGCATATTCGGATACGTGGAACAAACAACCAGCTTTGAAGTCTCCGTCACCATTTGAGAAGCAGATGGCTGGGGTGTATACCCATGCAGTGTTTAAAAAGTTTCAAGTTGAGGTATTGGGTGCTGTAGCATGTGCCCCCAAGAAAGAGGAAAAGGTTGATGCCACCATTAAATTTAAAGTTCAAGATTTTGAAAGGAATCAAGAATTTGCCGTCACTTTGAATGAAATGAGATCAGAAATATCGTGCATATGCCACTTGTTTGAATTCAAAGGTTTTCTTTGTAGACATGCAATGATTGTCCTTCAAATTTGTGGAATTTCTGCTATTCCTTCCCAATATATTTTGAAACGGTGGACTAAGGATGCCAGGAGTGGATATTTAACTGGAGATTCATCTGAACAGATTCAGTCAAGGGTGCAGCGGTATAATGAACTTTATGAGCGAGCTGTAAAATTAGGTGAAGAAGCATCATTATCACAAGAGAGTTATAATATGACTGTACGTGCACTTGATGGTGTTTTTGAGAATTGTTTGAATGTTAACAACTCAGATAAGAATTTAGTAGAAACTGGAGCATCCGCCTCACCAGGTCTTCTCTGCATTGAAGAAGACTTTAAAGGGAGCAAGACAAATAAGAGGAAAAATGCTACCAAGAAAAGGAAG TTACATGTGGAGCCAGATATTACGACAGTTGGGACGCCGGAAAGCTTACAACAAATG GAGAAATTGAGTTCTCGACCAGTCAATCTTGATGGATTTTTTGGACACCAACCAGGGGTGCAAGGAATG GTACAGTTGAACCTAATGGCTCCTTCACGTGATAATTACTATGGGAACCAACAGACCATTCAGGGACTG GGCCAGTTGAATTCTATAGCACCTGCCCATGATGGTTATTATGGAACTCATCCTACCATGCATGGATTG GGACAAATGGATTTTTTCCGCACTCCAAATTTCAACTATGGTCTTCGG CCTTTGCAGGAGGAACCCAACGTAAGATCTGCCCAGTTGCATGATGACGCCCAAAGACATGCTTAG
- the LOC140836512 gene encoding protein FAR-RED ELONGATED HYPOCOTYL 3-like isoform X4 — protein sequence MDIDLRLPSGETDREEHSGIVNMLDGDEKPLNLDGVGGSMVDVEEKLHIKDGEIEIDFKDLTILEPLPGMEFGSHGDAYAFYQEYSRSVGFNTAIQNSRRSKTSREFIDAKFACSRYGTKREYEKSLNRPRSRQGSKQDPEIATGRRACAKTDCKASMHVKRRQDGKWIIHRFEKEHNHELLPAQAVSEQTRRMYAAMARQFAEYKSAVGLKHDSRSSFEKNRNMTMDAEEVNIMLEFFIQMQCQNSNFFYAVEVGEDQRLKSMLWVDAKSRHDYVYFSDVVSFDTSYVRSKYKMPLILFVGVNQYYQFMLLGCALISDETAATFTWVMQTWLKAMGGQVPKIVITDQDKVLKSVVSEIFTSTLHVFCLWNIMGKVSEILNHVLKQNENFTSKFEKCIYRSVTDEEFEKRWYKLVDRFGLKENELFQSLFEDRKKWVTSLLKDGILAGMSAVQRSESVNSFFDKYVHKKTTVLEFVKQYESILQDRYEEEAKAYSDTWNKQPALKSPSPFEKQMAGVYTHAVFKKFQVEVLGAVACAPKKEEKVDATIKFKVQDFERNQEFAVTLNEMRSEISCICHLFEFKGFLCRHAMIVLQICGISAIPSQYILKRWTKDARSGYLTGDSSEQIQSRVQRYNELYERAVKLGEEASLSQESYNMTVRALDGVFENCLNVNNSDKNLVETGASASPGLLCIEEDFKGSKTNKRKNATKKRKLHVEPDITTVGTPESLQQMEKLSSRPVNLDGFFGHQPGVQGMLNLMAPSRDNYYGNQQTIQGLGQLNSIAPAHDGYYGTHPTMHGLGQMDFFRTPNFNYGLREEPNVRSAQLHDDAQRHA from the exons ATGGATATAGATCTTAGGTTACCTTCTGGAGAAACTGATAGAGAAGAGCACAGTGGAATTGTTAATATGCTAGATGGAGATGAGAAACCCCTCAATTTAGATGGTGTTGGTGGAAGTATGGTGGATGTTGAGGAAAAGTTGCATATTAAAGATGGGGAGATTGAAATAGATTTTAAAGATTTGACAATTCTTGAGCCTCTACCTGGTATGGAATTTGGTTCACATGGAGATGCGTATGCTTTCTATCAGGAATATTCTAGGTCTGTGGGATTCAATACCGCAATTCAGAATAGTCGCCGTTCAAAGACATCAAGGGAATTCATTGATGCAAAATTTGCATGCTCTAGATATGGAACTAAGCGTGAATATGAGAAATCTTTAAACCGACCACGCAGTAGACAAGGAAGCAAGCAGGACCCAGAGATTGCCACAGGTAGGCGAGCATGTGCAAAGACAGATTGCAAGGCAAGCATGCATGTTAAGAGAAGGCAAGATGGAAAATGGATAATACATAGATTCGAGAAAGAGCACAACCACGAATTATTACCGGCCCAAGCTGTAAGCGAACAAACTAGAAGGATGTATGCTGCAATGGCTAGGCAGTTTGCTGAATATAAAAGTGCAGTTGGCCTCAAACATGACTCCAGAAGCTCATTTGAGAAGAATAGGAACATGACAATGGATGCAGAAGAGGTGAACATTATGCTTGAGTTTTTTATCCAGATGCAGTGTCAGAATTCCAACTTCTTTTATGCAGTAGAAGTTGGTGAAGACCAACGCCTGAAGAGTATGTTGTGGGTTGATGCTAAAAGCAGGCATGATTACGTCTATTTTAGTGACGTTGTGTCTTTTGATACAAGCTACGTCAGAAGCAAGTATAAAATGCCTCTGATTCTGTTTGTTGGGGTCAATCAGTACTATCAGTTCATGCTTCTTGGATGTGCTTTGATATCAGATGAAACCGCAGCCACATTTACATGGGTCATGCAAACATGGTTGAAAGCAATGGGTGGTCAAGTTCCAAAAATAGTTATTACAGATCAAGATAAGGTTTTGAAGTCGGTAGTTTCCGAGATATTCACTTCGACTCTCCATGTTTTTTGTTTGTGGAACATAATGGGAAAGGTTTCCGAGATCCTGAATCATGTACTTAAACAGAATGAAAATTTTACATCTAAATTTGAAAAGTGCATTTATAGATCAGTGACAGATGAGGAGTTTGAGAAGAGGTGGTATAAATTGGTGGACAGGTTTGGGCTAAAAGAAAATGAACTGTTCCAGTCATTATTTGAAGACCGTAAAAAATGGGTGACAAGCCTTTTGAAAGATGGAATATTAGCTGGTATGTCCGCTGTTCAACGATCAGAGAGCGTGAACTCTTTCTTTGACAAGTATGTGCATAAGAAGACGACTGTGCTAGAGTTTGTGAAACAATATGAATCAATTCTACAAGATAGATATGAAGAGGAAGCAAAGGCATATTCGGATACGTGGAACAAACAACCAGCTTTGAAGTCTCCGTCACCATTTGAGAAGCAGATGGCTGGGGTGTATACCCATGCAGTGTTTAAAAAGTTTCAAGTTGAGGTATTGGGTGCTGTAGCATGTGCCCCCAAGAAAGAGGAAAAGGTTGATGCCACCATTAAATTTAAAGTTCAAGATTTTGAAAGGAATCAAGAATTTGCCGTCACTTTGAATGAAATGAGATCAGAAATATCGTGCATATGCCACTTGTTTGAATTCAAAGGTTTTCTTTGTAGACATGCAATGATTGTCCTTCAAATTTGTGGAATTTCTGCTATTCCTTCCCAATATATTTTGAAACGGTGGACTAAGGATGCCAGGAGTGGATATTTAACTGGAGATTCATCTGAACAGATTCAGTCAAGGGTGCAGCGGTATAATGAACTTTATGAGCGAGCTGTAAAATTAGGTGAAGAAGCATCATTATCACAAGAGAGTTATAATATGACTGTACGTGCACTTGATGGTGTTTTTGAGAATTGTTTGAATGTTAACAACTCAGATAAGAATTTAGTAGAAACTGGAGCATCCGCCTCACCAGGTCTTCTCTGCATTGAAGAAGACTTTAAAGGGAGCAAGACAAATAAGAGGAAAAATGCTACCAAGAAAAGGAAG TTACATGTGGAGCCAGATATTACGACAGTTGGGACGCCGGAAAGCTTACAACAAATG GAGAAATTGAGTTCTCGACCAGTCAATCTTGATGGATTTTTTGGACACCAACCAGGGGTGCAAGGAATG TTGAACCTAATGGCTCCTTCACGTGATAATTACTATGGGAACCAACAGACCATTCAGGGACTG GGCCAGTTGAATTCTATAGCACCTGCCCATGATGGTTATTATGGAACTCATCCTACCATGCATGGATTG GGACAAATGGATTTTTTCCGCACTCCAAATTTCAACTATGGTCTTCGG GAGGAACCCAACGTAAGATCTGCCCAGTTGCATGATGACGCCCAAAGACATGCTTAG